The Pseudomonas sp. DG56-2 genome contains a region encoding:
- a CDS encoding bifunctional diguanylate cyclase/phosphodiesterase, which produces MDDNYRTAVDAAAIFSETDLSGRITYVNEQFCSISGYSRDELLGANHRILNSGLHDPAFFEGMWTALVAGRMWKGEICNRAKDGSLYWVDSTMVPLIDPASGRVRKYVSIRFDVTEKRQLLHTLQWRVGHDVLTGLPNRAYLSDLLNQALEFSRSKDIALAVCMLDLDGFKAVNDGYGHACGDLLLVEVANRLKGILRGGDEVARLSGDEFVLILRAVQDSGQLHLALQRVLKAVAAPYSIKDREVSVSASIGVTLFPLDNEDADTLVRHADQALYVAKQSGRNRYHLFDVSLDREVKATHQTVARVRQALIKGELCLHYQPKVNMRSGQVLGFEALLRWQHPIKGLVAPADFLPLIEQTDLIVDIGEWVITQAMAQMQRWQQAGHVWPVSINIAARHVQRSDFVERLTILLGRHPTVAPQMLDLEIVESVAIENIQRVSQCLEACQRLGVQFSLDDFGTGYSSLSYLKRLPTRTIKIDKSFVRDILNDHDDLALTRAVIGLARAFGREVVAEGLETIEHGQLLMGLGCDVAQGYGIARPMPAEAVIDWAAGYVQPPQWLALAGH; this is translated from the coding sequence ATGGACGATAATTACCGCACGGCTGTTGATGCAGCCGCGATTTTTTCCGAAACCGACTTGAGTGGCAGGATCACTTACGTCAACGAGCAGTTCTGCAGTATCTCGGGCTACAGTCGCGATGAACTGCTGGGGGCCAATCACCGCATCCTCAACTCCGGCCTGCACGACCCGGCTTTTTTCGAGGGTATGTGGACTGCGCTGGTTGCCGGCAGGATGTGGAAGGGCGAAATCTGCAACCGCGCCAAGGATGGTTCGCTGTACTGGGTCGACAGCACCATGGTGCCGCTGATCGATCCTGCCAGTGGCCGGGTGCGCAAGTACGTGTCCATCCGCTTCGACGTGACCGAGAAACGCCAGTTGCTGCATACGCTGCAGTGGCGGGTGGGGCATGACGTGCTGACCGGGCTGCCCAATCGTGCATACCTTTCGGACTTGCTGAATCAGGCGCTGGAGTTCTCCCGAAGCAAGGACATCGCCCTGGCTGTGTGCATGCTCGATCTGGATGGTTTCAAGGCGGTCAATGATGGCTATGGCCATGCCTGCGGCGACTTGTTGCTGGTCGAGGTCGCCAACCGCCTGAAGGGCATCTTGCGCGGTGGCGACGAAGTAGCGCGCCTTTCGGGTGACGAGTTCGTGCTTATTTTGCGTGCTGTGCAGGACTCCGGGCAATTGCACCTGGCCTTGCAGCGAGTTCTCAAGGCGGTTGCAGCGCCGTATTCGATCAAGGATCGTGAGGTGAGTGTCAGCGCCAGCATCGGGGTGACGCTGTTTCCCCTCGACAACGAAGACGCTGACACTCTGGTACGGCATGCCGATCAGGCGCTGTATGTCGCCAAGCAGAGTGGACGTAATCGCTACCACTTGTTCGATGTGTCGCTGGATCGTGAGGTCAAGGCTACCCACCAGACCGTGGCTCGGGTGCGTCAGGCCTTGATCAAGGGCGAGCTTTGCCTGCATTACCAACCCAAGGTCAACATGCGCAGCGGCCAGGTTCTCGGTTTCGAGGCCTTGCTGCGCTGGCAGCATCCGATCAAGGGTTTGGTCGCGCCGGCCGATTTTTTGCCACTGATAGAGCAGACGGACCTGATTGTCGACATCGGCGAATGGGTAATCACCCAGGCCATGGCGCAAATGCAGCGCTGGCAGCAGGCCGGGCACGTTTGGCCGGTGAGCATCAACATCGCGGCGCGGCACGTTCAGCGCAGCGATTTTGTCGAGCGCCTGACAATATTGCTGGGGCGTCACCCCACCGTAGCGCCGCAGATGCTCGATCTGGAAATTGTCGAATCGGTGGCGATCGAGAATATTCAGCGTGTGAGCCAGTGTCTTGAGGCCTGTCAGCGACTGGGTGTGCAGTTCTCTCTGGATGATTTCGGTACTGGCTATTCGTCCCTGAGTTATCTCAAGCGCCTGCCGACGCGTACTATCAAGATCGATAAATCCTTTGTTCGTGACATCCTCAACGACCATGACGATCTTGCTCTGACGCGGGCAGTGATTGGTCTGGCCAGGGCGTTCGGGCGCGAGGTGGTCGCTGAGGGTCTGGAGACCATCGAGCACGGGCAACTGTTGATGGGACTGGGCTGTGATGTCGCCCAAGGCTATGGTATTGCCCGGCCCATGCCGGCAGAAGCCGTTATCGACTGGGCCGCCGGCTACGTGCAGCCGCCACAGTGGCTGGCATTGGCGGGGCACTGA
- the kdpF gene encoding K(+)-transporting ATPase subunit F, with product MSILDGVALLLAVALMIYLMVALLRADRG from the coding sequence ATGAGCATTCTGGATGGGGTGGCCCTGCTGTTGGCAGTGGCGTTGATGATCTACCTGATGGTCGCGCTGCTGCGCGCCGACCGGGGATAG
- the kdpA gene encoding potassium-transporting ATPase subunit KdpA encodes MHSYDYALLLAFFALVLVPAPWLGRFYYKVMEGQRTWLSPVLGPLERGCYRLAGVDMQVEQSWKQYTLALLAFNLAGFVLVFSVLLLQGYLPLNPQHLPGQEWSLAFNTAVSFVTNTNWQAYSGEASVSYLSQMMGLTVQNFVSAATGLAVLVALCRGIARRSALTLGNFWVDMTRATLYGLLPLCLLLALLLVWQGVPQTFGHYIQALTLQGADQTVPLGPAASQIAIKQLGTNGGGFFGVNSAHPFENPTAWSNLFEMASIILIPAALVFTFGHYVKDLRQSQAIIACMLALFLIGGGTALWSEYQVNPSLNNPQVEQTAPLEGKESRFATTASVLWTVTTTAASNGSVNNMHDSLNPVSGMVALVNMMVGEVIFGGVGAGLYGMLLNVLIAVFLAGLMIGRTPEYLGKKLQAREVQLLVATLLVMPVGVLVLGALAASLPGPAAAISNPGAHGFSQLLYAYTSASANNGSAFAGFGANTTFHNLMLGLGMLIGRFGYILPVLALAGSLAMKKAAPQGENSFPTHGPLFATLLVVTIVLVGGLTFLPALALGPVTEHLSLGF; translated from the coding sequence ATGCACAGTTACGATTACGCGTTGCTGCTGGCGTTCTTCGCGCTGGTGCTGGTCCCGGCGCCCTGGCTCGGGCGTTTTTACTACAAGGTGATGGAAGGTCAGCGCACCTGGCTGTCCCCGGTACTGGGGCCGCTTGAGCGGGGATGTTATCGATTGGCCGGGGTCGACATGCAGGTCGAGCAAAGCTGGAAGCAGTACACCCTGGCCTTGCTTGCATTCAACCTGGCCGGTTTCGTTCTGGTTTTTTCGGTGTTGCTGCTCCAGGGCTACCTGCCGCTCAACCCGCAACACTTGCCAGGCCAGGAATGGTCACTGGCGTTCAACACCGCAGTGAGCTTTGTCACCAACACCAATTGGCAGGCCTACAGTGGCGAAGCCTCGGTCAGCTACCTGAGCCAGATGATGGGGCTGACGGTGCAGAACTTTGTCAGTGCTGCCACGGGGTTGGCCGTGCTGGTCGCGTTGTGCCGTGGTATTGCGCGGCGCTCGGCCCTGACACTGGGCAACTTCTGGGTCGACATGACCCGTGCCACGCTCTACGGCTTGCTGCCGCTGTGCCTGCTGTTGGCGTTGCTGCTGGTATGGCAGGGCGTGCCGCAAACCTTCGGTCACTACATCCAGGCCCTGACCCTGCAAGGCGCTGACCAGACAGTTCCGCTCGGCCCTGCGGCCAGTCAAATTGCAATCAAGCAATTGGGTACCAATGGCGGTGGTTTCTTCGGCGTCAACTCCGCGCACCCCTTCGAGAACCCGACGGCCTGGAGCAACTTGTTCGAGATGGCCTCGATCATCCTGATTCCCGCGGCGTTGGTGTTCACATTCGGTCATTACGTCAAGGATCTGCGTCAGAGCCAGGCAATCATTGCCTGCATGTTGGCATTGTTTCTGATCGGTGGCGGTACTGCACTGTGGTCGGAGTACCAGGTCAATCCGAGCTTGAACAACCCGCAGGTAGAGCAGACTGCTCCGCTTGAAGGCAAGGAAAGCCGCTTTGCTACCACCGCCAGTGTGCTCTGGACGGTGACTACAACCGCAGCCTCCAACGGCTCGGTGAACAACATGCACGACAGTCTCAACCCGGTCAGCGGCATGGTCGCGTTGGTCAACATGATGGTCGGTGAAGTGATCTTCGGTGGCGTCGGTGCCGGGCTCTACGGCATGTTGCTCAATGTGTTGATCGCGGTGTTCCTGGCAGGCTTGATGATTGGTCGCACACCGGAGTATCTGGGCAAGAAACTCCAGGCCCGAGAAGTGCAACTGCTGGTGGCAACCTTGCTGGTAATGCCGGTCGGTGTGCTGGTGCTGGGAGCCTTGGCGGCGAGCCTGCCAGGTCCTGCCGCCGCGATCAGCAATCCTGGTGCGCATGGTTTCAGTCAGTTGCTTTACGCCTACACCTCGGCCAGTGCCAACAACGGGTCAGCGTTCGCCGGCTTCGGTGCCAACACCACCTTCCACAACCTGATGTTGGGCCTGGGCATGCTGATTGGCCGCTTCGGCTACATCCTCCCAGTGCTGGCGCTGGCGGGCAGCCTGGCGATGAAGAAAGCCGCGCCGCAGGGTGAGAACAGCTTTCCGACTCATGGCCCGTTGTTCGCCACGTTGCTGGTGGTCACCATCGTATTGGTGGGTGGCCTGACATTCCTGCCGGCCCTGGCCCTTGGCCCTGTCACCGAACACCTGAGCCTGGGTTTCTGA
- the kdpB gene encoding potassium-transporting ATPase subunit KdpB, giving the protein MNMPIPEVKAAPAAMPPTTFAALWRPALVQAFVKLDPRQLKRSPVMLVVELTAIFTTLLCLVPYSQVPVAVAVQIAVWLWFTVLFANFAEALAEGRGKARADSLKAGSQGLNARRRNASRSFEVVPASSLRKDDVVKVLAGEMIPGDGEVLEGIAAVNEAAITGESAPVIRESGGDRSAVTGNTRLVSDWLLIRITSNPGESTLDRMIALVEGARRQKTPNEIALDILLIGLSMIFLVVVVTLQPFAHFAGGSIPLVFLVALLVTLIPTTIGGLLSAIGIAGMDRLVRLNVIARSGRAVEAAGDVHVLMLDKTGTITFGNRRCSALHAAPGVTSRELGEGALLASLADDTAEGKSIVEFLRQAHDFAEPCANQLTPVAFSAETRLSGVDYQQRRFRKGAVDSVLAFVGMQRLEMPASLSREVDKIAQSGGTPLLVCVDKHLLGAIHLKDVVKPGIRERFAELRKLGIRTVMVTGDNPLTAAAIAAEAGVDDVLAEATPEKKLARIRQEQNDGRLVAMCGDGANDAPALAQADVGMAMNDGTQAAREAANMVDLDSDPTKLLDVVQVGKELLVTRGALTTFSIANDVAKYFAILPALFAALYPQLGVLNLMQLSSPQSAIVSAIVFNALIIVVLIPLALRGVRVQAASAAHLLRRNLLIYGLGGLIVPFAGIKLIDMLLTALHLV; this is encoded by the coding sequence ATGAATATGCCCATTCCTGAAGTGAAAGCCGCTCCGGCCGCCATGCCGCCGACTACCTTTGCGGCACTGTGGCGTCCGGCGTTGGTACAGGCTTTCGTCAAGCTCGACCCACGTCAGCTCAAGCGCTCACCCGTAATGCTGGTGGTGGAGTTGACTGCGATATTCACCACCTTGCTGTGCCTGGTTCCCTACAGCCAGGTGCCTGTGGCGGTGGCGGTGCAAATCGCCGTGTGGCTGTGGTTCACCGTGTTGTTTGCCAATTTTGCCGAAGCCCTGGCAGAGGGACGTGGCAAGGCGCGCGCCGACAGTCTCAAAGCCGGTAGCCAAGGTCTCAATGCCAGGCGGCGCAATGCCTCGCGCAGTTTCGAGGTGGTGCCGGCGAGCAGCCTGCGCAAGGATGATGTGGTCAAGGTGTTGGCAGGCGAGATGATTCCCGGCGACGGTGAAGTACTCGAAGGCATTGCTGCGGTGAACGAAGCGGCGATCACGGGTGAGTCGGCGCCAGTGATTCGAGAGTCTGGTGGTGATCGTTCGGCGGTAACCGGTAACACGCGCCTGGTTTCCGACTGGCTGCTGATCCGCATCACCAGCAACCCCGGCGAGTCGACCCTGGACCGCATGATCGCCCTGGTCGAAGGCGCCAGGCGCCAGAAGACGCCCAACGAAATTGCCCTGGATATCCTGCTGATCGGTTTGAGCATGATTTTCCTGGTCGTGGTGGTCACGCTGCAACCCTTCGCCCATTTTGCCGGCGGCAGTATCCCCCTGGTGTTTCTGGTGGCGCTGTTGGTCACCTTGATCCCCACCACCATCGGTGGCCTGTTGTCGGCCATTGGTATCGCCGGCATGGATCGCCTGGTGCGTCTCAATGTTATCGCCCGTTCTGGCCGCGCCGTGGAAGCGGCCGGAGACGTACATGTGCTGATGCTCGACAAGACCGGCACCATCACCTTCGGCAATCGTCGTTGCAGTGCCTTGCACGCCGCTCCCGGTGTGACTTCCAGGGAGTTGGGCGAGGGCGCCTTGCTGGCGTCGCTGGCGGACGATACCGCCGAGGGCAAGTCGATCGTCGAGTTCCTGCGCCAGGCGCATGATTTTGCCGAGCCATGTGCAAATCAACTGACGCCAGTGGCGTTCAGCGCTGAAACCCGGTTGTCGGGTGTGGATTATCAGCAGCGACGGTTTCGCAAGGGCGCAGTCGATTCGGTGCTGGCGTTCGTTGGTATGCAGCGTCTGGAAATGCCCGCGTCCTTGTCGCGTGAAGTGGACAAGATCGCCCAGAGTGGCGGTACCCCGTTGCTGGTATGTGTCGACAAGCACCTGCTGGGCGCGATTCACCTCAAGGATGTGGTCAAGCCGGGAATTCGCGAACGTTTTGCCGAACTGCGCAAACTGGGCATTCGTACCGTGATGGTTACCGGGGACAACCCGCTGACGGCGGCTGCAATTGCTGCCGAGGCAGGTGTCGATGACGTCCTCGCCGAAGCTACGCCCGAGAAAAAACTGGCGCGCATTCGCCAGGAGCAGAACGACGGGCGGCTGGTTGCCATGTGCGGTGACGGCGCCAATGACGCCCCCGCGCTTGCGCAGGCCGATGTCGGCATGGCCATGAACGACGGCACCCAGGCGGCCCGCGAAGCTGCCAACATGGTTGACCTGGACAGCGATCCGACCAAGCTGCTGGACGTGGTTCAGGTTGGCAAGGAGTTGCTGGTGACTCGTGGTGCCCTGACGACCTTTTCCATTGCCAACGACGTGGCCAAGTACTTCGCCATTCTGCCGGCACTGTTTGCGGCACTTTATCCGCAATTGGGTGTGCTCAACCTCATGCAACTGAGCAGCCCGCAAAGTGCGATCGTTTCGGCGATTGTCTTCAACGCCTTGATCATCGTGGTACTGATTCCGCTGGCCTTGCGTGGGGTACGGGTGCAAGCCGCCAGTGCCGCACACCTGCTGCGCCGCAACCTGCTGATCTACGGGTTGGGCGGGCTGATCGTGCCGTTTGCCGGGATCAAGTTGATCGACATGCTGCTCACTGCTTTGCATCTGGTCTGA
- the kdpC gene encoding potassium-transporting ATPase subunit KdpC, protein MTTYVRPALSLILLMTLITGVVYPLVVTGVAQVAFPEQANGSLLRDDQGNVRGSLLIAQAFEGDAWFHSRPSAADYATVASGASNLAPSNPALAERINQRAAQLYVAAQGAVPLDLLTTSGSGLDPHLSPAAIAYQLPRVAAARQLSVEALQALAEQSTLQPLIGPPVVNVLALNASLERLAPTSK, encoded by the coding sequence ATGACAACTTACGTACGTCCGGCCTTGAGCCTGATTCTGCTGATGACCCTGATCACCGGAGTGGTGTATCCGCTGGTGGTCACCGGGGTGGCACAAGTTGCCTTTCCCGAGCAGGCCAATGGCAGCCTGCTGCGTGATGACCAGGGCAATGTGCGCGGCTCGCTGTTGATTGCCCAGGCGTTCGAGGGCGATGCCTGGTTTCACTCACGACCTTCTGCTGCCGATTATGCAACGGTCGCCAGTGGCGCCAGTAACCTGGCACCGAGCAATCCAGCGCTGGCCGAGCGCATCAATCAACGTGCTGCGCAGCTGTATGTAGCGGCGCAGGGTGCGGTGCCGCTGGATCTGCTGACGACCTCCGGCAGCGGCCTGGACCCGCACTTGTCGCCCGCCGCCATCGCTTATCAACTGCCGCGGGTAGCAGCGGCGCGTCAACTCAGTGTCGAGGCCTTGCAAGCGTTGGCCGAGCAGTCCACCCTGCAGCCATTGATCGGACCACCGGTGGTCAATGTACTGGCTCTGAATGCCAGCTTAGAACGGCTGGCCCCGACGTCAAAGTAA
- a CDS encoding sensor histidine kinase KdpD — protein MSDSNSERADALLAGLPREGRGRLKVFLGAAPGVGKTYAMLQAAHAQVRQGVQVLAGVVETHGRAETESLLAGLAQQPLLRCEYRGVQLEEMDLDGLLKASPQLALVDELAHSNAPGSRHAKRWQDVQELLAAGIDVYTTVNVQHLESLNDQVRGITGVQVRETLPDWVLQEAFELVLIDLPPRELLERLREGKVYVPEQARAAIDAFFSQTNLTALRELAMQTAAAQVDADLAHGYRQLGQDAPSLRGRLLVGVDGNVQAERLVRHACRVAQRRHLPWSMVHVDNGKLRDEAARQRLQAAQQLAERLGGEVVLLRAGEVARTLIQHALERRANLVLVGQSRDRLRRRLFGAGVATRLLREAHGLEINVLDRDDRPEPQSAAVKKVWVWRHYLLALIATLLAAGIAWGVSTVLALPNISLVFLAAVLLVAVRSSLGPALACAVMSFLTYDFLFIPPNFSFSIQREEDVLTSLFFLLMAALTGNLAARQRRQLQALRETQEQTNQLLDLTRKLTAATDRQAVFNAAGQHLDGWNDLQVCLLERDVEGRLQVATASNVQFNDNERAAADWAWQHDQAAGLGSDTLPNGRWWWWPLSVEEQPLALIGVRPRQGQSLTPQRRRLLKALSQPLAQALARARLAEQLEAARLHGETEQLRSALLASVSHDLRTPLTAMRGSIDSLLALGEAIPAADRQELLEGTRNEAERLDRYIQNLLDMTRLGHGGLKLARDWVAPTDIVGSALNRLRVLLTPLQVSTEVPDGLPLLFVHAALIEQALVNVLENAARFSPTNGRLQLRVSADDEQLSFAVSDEGPGIPPADREKIFDMFYTAARGDRGGQGTGLGLAICQGMIGAHGGRILVGEGIDGHGTCITLCLPLPAQPEPESEAL, from the coding sequence GTGAGCGATAGCAACTCCGAACGCGCTGATGCGTTGTTGGCCGGGCTGCCGCGCGAAGGGCGCGGCAGGCTCAAGGTGTTCCTCGGTGCCGCGCCGGGAGTGGGCAAGACCTACGCCATGCTCCAGGCCGCCCATGCCCAGGTACGCCAAGGTGTGCAGGTGCTGGCGGGGGTAGTTGAAACCCATGGCCGCGCTGAAACCGAATCCTTGCTTGCCGGGTTGGCGCAGCAGCCCCTGCTGCGTTGCGAGTATCGCGGCGTGCAGTTGGAAGAGATGGACCTCGATGGCTTGCTCAAGGCCTCGCCACAACTGGCGCTGGTCGACGAGTTGGCCCACAGCAACGCCCCCGGCAGCCGCCACGCCAAGCGCTGGCAGGATGTGCAGGAGCTGTTGGCTGCGGGCATAGACGTCTACACCACGGTCAACGTCCAGCACCTTGAAAGTCTCAACGACCAAGTGCGCGGTATTACCGGCGTGCAGGTCCGTGAAACCCTGCCGGACTGGGTGTTGCAGGAAGCCTTTGAATTGGTTCTGATCGATCTGCCACCACGGGAATTGCTTGAGCGTTTGCGCGAGGGCAAGGTGTACGTGCCCGAACAGGCGAGGGCGGCAATCGATGCGTTTTTCAGCCAGACCAACCTTACGGCGTTGCGTGAGTTGGCGATGCAGACCGCAGCGGCACAGGTGGATGCCGACCTTGCCCACGGTTATCGCCAGCTCGGCCAGGATGCACCCTCTTTGCGCGGTCGCTTGCTGGTCGGGGTCGATGGTAATGTCCAGGCCGAGCGCCTGGTGCGCCATGCCTGCCGGGTGGCCCAGCGCCGCCACCTGCCCTGGAGCATGGTGCATGTCGACAATGGCAAACTGCGCGACGAAGCAGCCCGCCAGCGTTTGCAGGCAGCCCAGCAATTGGCGGAGCGCCTGGGCGGTGAAGTGGTGCTGCTGCGCGCGGGCGAAGTGGCCAGGACATTGATCCAGCATGCCCTCGAACGGCGCGCCAATCTGGTACTGGTCGGCCAGTCCCGTGATCGCCTGCGGCGGCGGTTGTTCGGTGCCGGTGTGGCCACGCGCTTGTTGCGTGAAGCCCATGGCCTGGAAATCAACGTACTCGACCGTGACGACCGGCCTGAGCCGCAAAGTGCGGCGGTTAAGAAGGTCTGGGTCTGGCGTCATTACCTGTTGGCGCTGATTGCAACCTTGCTGGCAGCAGGCATCGCCTGGGGTGTGTCCACGGTTTTGGCACTGCCCAACATCTCCTTGGTGTTTCTTGCCGCGGTGTTGCTGGTGGCGGTGCGCAGCAGCCTGGGTCCGGCCCTGGCCTGTGCGGTCATGTCGTTTCTGACTTACGACTTTCTGTTCATTCCGCCGAACTTCTCCTTCAGCATCCAGCGTGAAGAGGACGTGCTGACGTCGCTGTTTTTCCTGTTGATGGCAGCACTCACCGGTAACCTGGCCGCACGTCAGCGCCGGCAATTGCAGGCGCTGCGTGAAACCCAGGAGCAGACCAACCAACTGCTCGACCTGACGCGCAAACTGACTGCCGCCACTGACCGACAGGCCGTGTTCAACGCCGCCGGGCAACACCTCGATGGCTGGAACGATTTGCAGGTGTGCCTGCTTGAACGGGATGTCGAAGGACGCCTGCAGGTTGCCACGGCCAGCAACGTGCAATTCAACGATAACGAGCGGGCTGCCGCCGATTGGGCCTGGCAGCATGATCAGGCCGCGGGCCTTGGCAGCGATACCTTGCCCAATGGGCGTTGGTGGTGGTGGCCGCTTTCTGTCGAAGAGCAGCCGCTGGCGCTGATCGGTGTGCGTCCGCGTCAGGGCCAGAGCCTTACCCCGCAACGCCGGCGCCTGCTCAAGGCGCTCAGCCAGCCTCTGGCCCAGGCCCTGGCCCGCGCACGCCTGGCTGAACAACTTGAGGCCGCGCGCCTGCACGGTGAAACAGAGCAATTGCGCAGCGCATTGCTGGCCTCGGTTTCCCATGACCTGCGCACGCCGCTCACCGCCATGCGCGGCAGCATTGACAGCCTGCTGGCCCTGGGCGAAGCGATCCCTGCAGCCGACCGCCAGGAGTTGCTTGAAGGTACGCGCAACGAAGCCGAGCGCCTGGACCGTTACATCCAGAACCTGCTGGATATGACACGCCTGGGACATGGCGGATTGAAACTGGCCCGCGACTGGGTGGCGCCAACCGACATTGTCGGCAGTGCCCTTAACCGCTTGCGAGTGCTACTGACACCGTTGCAGGTTTCCACTGAAGTGCCGGATGGCTTGCCGTTGCTGTTTGTCCATGCTGCCCTGATCGAGCAGGCGCTGGTCAATGTGCTGGAGAACGCGGCGCGTTTCTCGCCCACCAATGGGCGCTTGCAGTTGCGCGTATCGGCTGACGATGAACAGTTGAGTTTTGCCGTCAGTGACGAAGGGCCCGGTATTCCGCCAGCGGATCGCGAGAAAATTTTCGACATGTTCTATACCGCCGCGCGGGGGGATCGCGGCGGGCAAGGCACGGGTCTTGGTCTGGCGATTTGCCAGGGCATGATCGGGGCGCACGGTGGGCGAATTCTGGTGGGCGAGGGCATCGATGGCCACGGCACCTGCAT